The Streptomyces noursei ATCC 11455 sequence CCGGATCCGGCCACGGTGGCGGAAGGGAGCTGACGGCCATGTCGACGATCGCCGCGGAGTACCGGCCGGTACGGGTCGAGGCGGACCTGGACGAGCCGCTGTCCCGCTGGCTCTGGGCGGTGAAGTGGCTGCTCCTCCTGCCGCACCACTTCCTGCTGACCGCCCTGGGCATCGGCTTGCTGATCGCCACCGCGCTGGCGTTCCCGGTGATCTTCTTCACCGGGCGCTACCCCCGGTGGCTGTTCCTCTACTCCACCGGCGTGCTGCGCTGGGCCTGGCGCGTGGCCTACTACTCCTACGGAGCGCTGGCCACCGACCGCTACCCGCCCTTCACCCTCGGCGCGGTCCCCGACTACCCCGCCCGCCTCTTCATCGACCGCCCCGAGCACCTGCCCCGCGGCCCGGGGCTGCTCCTGTCGCGGCTGCGCGCCCTCCCGCAGCTCCTGCTGGTGGCGCTCGTCGGCCTGGTCTTCCGGCTCGTGTGGTGGATCGGCGGGCTGTCCGCCGTCCTGGCGCTGGTGGCCCTGACGATCCTGGTCCTCAGCTCACCGGCCGCCGCGCTGCTCCGCACCGGGCACTACCCGCGGAGCCAGTTCCGCAGCCTCGTCGCCTTCGACCGCTGGGCGATACAGGTCCTGGCCTACCTCTTCTTCCTGACCGACGCCCTCCCGCCGCTGCGGCCCGAGCACGCCGCCCGCCGCGGCGGGCGCCTGCAGAACTACCTGCGCAACCGCCACCACCGGCCGCCCGGCGGCCGCGCCCCGGCGGTCAGTGCCCGCTGAGCCGCCCGGCCACGCAGGGGTCCTCGTCGCGGTAGCCGAGGCGGGTGTAGAGCCGGTCGGCGGGGGTGTTGTCGGCGAGCTGCCACAGGGTGCAGAAGCCGTACCGGCGGACGGCGTAGCGGGTCAGCCACGACGTCAGGGCCGCCCCCAGGCCCTGGCCGCGCTGGGCCGCGTCGGTGGCGACCGACGCCATCAGCGGGGCGCCGCTGTCCCGCAGGCTGCTCAGCGCTCCGCACGCCACCAGCCGGCCGTCCGTGCCACGGATCCCGGTCCACAGGCTGACGTCCGCGGAGCCGGGCCCGGTGGAGTGGGCCGGGCTGTGCTCGGTGAGGAAGGCGAGCAGCTCGTCGTGGTGCGTCTCGTCCAGCGGGACCACCCGCTCCTCCGCCGGATGGGCCGGCGGCTCGGCCAGCGTCCACCGGAAGTCCCAGGCGATCGGGTCGGTCACCGCAAGGTGCCGACCGAGCAGCGTCTCGGTGCCCCGCGGCGCGGTGAACTCCCGCACCGCGTCCGGGAGTCGATGGGTGGCGCGAAGGACGAGACCGGCCGCCGCGGTCGGCTCGCCGACGCTCCAGAGATGGCCGCGCGGCTCGTCGAGCCAGGCAACCGCACCCTCGCCGGACCAGCTGATCCGGCCGGCCGGGCGGGGTCGCGCGGCGCCGAAACGCAGCAGCGCGGAGCCGCTCTGCGACTCCAGGCCCTGGGTGAACAGGTCCGTGGTCCGGGGGAGAAGAGTCGTCGCCTGCATCGCTCTCGGGGGGAAGAAATCGCTCGGGGAGGGGCGGACGTACGGGCAGGATCCGCGCACGGCGCGGCCTGAACCGTCGTTCGGGGATGGGGAATGTCAGAATTCCGGCGGCCACCGCCGCACACGGCGAAGCGCCCGGCCGACCGGAGGGCCCACTGTCGCACACCGCCCCCGGCCCGGGGCAAATCAGCCCACGTCAGCCGCTCCCGAGCCGCCTCCGGCGCGTCCTAACCGCCCGGTAGCCAGGCCGTCTGCACCAGCTGAACACCCCGTTTACGGGTGATGAACCGCGCCCGCCCCGGCGGCAGCTTCACCGGGCGGTACGGGCCGACCAGCGCGCCCTCCGCGGGGTCGCCGGAGAACAGCAGGGCCTGCGCGCCCAGCTCCACGGTGCGCTGCAGCACCGGTTCGAAGGCCGCCCGGCCGGCGCCGGCGGTGCTGCGCGCCAGGATCAGGCGCAGACCCAGGTCACGGGCGAACGGCAGGTACTCCAGCAGCGGCTGCAGCGGGTTGCCGCTGCCGGTCGCCACCAGGTCGTAGTCGTCGACGATCACGAACGCGTCCGGCCCGTCGTACCAGCTGCGGTTGCGCAGCTGCTCCGGCGTGACGTCCGGCCCCGGCATCCGACGGCCCAGCGTCTCGGCGAGGCCGGCCACCGCCTCCTTCAGCCGGGGCGCCGAGGCGCAGTACTCGACGACGTGGGCGTCGGGCAGGTCGCCCAGCAGCGACCTGCGGTAGTCGGAGACCACCATGAGCGCCTCCTTGTCCGGATGGCGCGCGGCGAGCTGCCGGGTCAGCAGTCGCAGCAGCGACGACTTGCCCGACTCCGTCTCGCCGTAGACCACCAGCAGCGGATCGCTCTCGAAGTCGACGTGGACGGGGGCCAGCGCGACCTCGTCGATGCCGAACGGGATACCGGGCGGGCGCCCGCCCGACGCGCCCACCACCGCCGGCAGCTCGGCGGCCGGCAGCATCGACGGCAGCATCCGGACCGGCGGCGCCCCCGGACCCGACCAGTGCGCACGCACCGTCGAGGCCAGCTCGCCCAGCGCGACGCCCAGGTTGTCGCTCTCGGTGACGCCGTCCACCCGGGGCAGCGCGGTGAGGAAGTGCAGACGCTCCGGCGACAGACCGCGGCCGGGCCGGTCGGCCGGCACGTTGGTCGCCCGCCGCCGGTCGATCTCCGACTCCAGCGGATCCCCCAGCCGCAGCTCGACCCGGTTGAGCAGCAGATCGCGCAGCGCCGGCCGGAGCTCGCTGTACCGGGAGGCGCTGAGCACCAGATGGACGCCGAAGGCCAGACCGCGCCCGGCGAGGTCGAGCAGGGTGCCCTCCAGCTCCTCGAAGTCCGACCGGAGCGAGGAATAGCCGTCGACGACCAGGAAGACATCGCCCCACGCCTCCTCCGGGAATTCCCCGGCGGCCCGGCGCTGCCGGTAGGTGGCCATCGTGTCGATGCCGTGCGCGTGGAAGAACTCCTCGCGGCGCTCCAGGAGGCCGGCGACCTCGGCGACCGTACGGCGCACCCGGTCGGGTTCCAGCCGCGAGGCGACCCCGCCGACGTGCGGCAGCTCCGCCAGGTCGAGCATCCCGCCCCCGCCGAAGTCCACGCAGTAGAACTGCACTTCGCGCGGGGTGTGGGTGAGCGCGAACGTGGCGATCGTCGTACGCAGCGCGGTCGACTTGCCGCTCTGCGGGCCGCCGACGAACAGCCCGTGCCCGCCCGCACCGGTGAAGTCCAGGAACATCACCTCGCGGCGCTGCGCGAACGGCGCGTCGACCACCGCGACGGGCACCGCCAGCCGGCCCGACGCGGCGAACGAGGCCGCGTGCAGGCCGCGCTCGGCGGTGACCGCCAGCGGCGGCAACATCTGGTCGACCGTCGGCGGCACGTCCAGCGGTGGCAGCCACATCAGGTGCGCCACCGGGCCCTGGCCGATCAGCCGTCCGACCAGGACGTCCAGCACGCTCTCGAAGGGTGCGTCAGCGTGGCCCACGGCCGCCCCGTCCTTCCCGGGCGCCCGGTGGGTGGCGGAGACGTACGCGCCCTTGAACCGGATCATGGCCTCGCTGCCGTACCGGAGGAGGCCGGCGCCCGGCGTGCTCGGCAGGTGGTAGGCGTCCGGCACCCCGATCGCCGCCCGCGACTCCGCCGCGGAGAACGTCCGCAGCCCGATCCGGTACGACAGGTGGCTGTCCAGGCCGCGCAGCCGGCCCTCGTCCAGGCGCTGCGAGGCGAGCAGCATGTGGACGCCGAGGGAGCGGCCGATCCGGCCGATCTGGACGAAGATCTCGATGAAGTCCGGATTGGCCGCCAGCAGCTCGCTGAACTCGTCGACCACGATGACCAGCGACGGCATCGGCTCCAGGGGCGCCCCCGCGGCCCGGGCCCGTTCGTAGTCGGTGAGATTGGGGTGGTTCCCCGCGAAGCGCAGCAGTTCCTGCCGGCGCTGGAGCTCGCCGGTGAGCGCGTCCCGCATCCGGTCGATCAGGGCGACGTCGTCGGCGAGATTGGTGATCACCGCCGCCACGTGCGGCAGTTCCGCCATCCCGGCGAACGTCGCGCCGCCCTTGAAGTCCGCGAGGACGAAGTTCAGGTCCTCGGAGGAGTGGGTGACGGCCAGCGCCAGCACGAGGGTGCGCAGCAGCTCGGACTTGCCCGAACCGGTGGCGCCCACGCACAGGCCGTGCGGGCCCATCCCGCCCTGGGCGGCTTCCTTGAGGTCCAGGAAGGCCGGCCGGCCGTCCTGCCCGAGCCCGATCGGCACCCGCAGCCGCTCCTCGGGCGGGCGCCGCCGCCGCCACAGCCGGGACACCTCGAAGCTCCCCGGATCGCCGATCTCCAGCAGTTCGACGAACGACAGCTCGTCCCGGTCCGCGCGGGCCGCGGCGACCGGCTCCGCCGTCGCGAACCGTGCCCAGCCGCCGCGGGCCCGCGCGCCCAGCTCCGCGGCGGCCGCCGCCAGGTCGTGCACCGCGGAGACCCCGTCGGTGCGCGGCAGCGCGATGTGCACGTACCGCTTCTCGGCCCGGTCGTTGCACAGCGCCACCCCGGGCGTGGCCGGGGTCAGCCGGGCGGCCAGCTCCGGGTGGATCAGCGACTCGTCGGGGGAGCTGAGTGCCAGCTCGAAGCGGCTCAGCATCACCTCCAGCAGCGGCCGGGGGACCGCCGGCCAGCGGGAGGTGCTCAGCACGAGGTGCACCCCGTGGCGCAGGCCGGTGGCCCCGATGCCGCGCAGTGCCACCGCGAGGTCCTGGAAGTTCTCGGCGAACTCCGGCCAGCCGTCGACGACCAGGAAGAGGTCGCCGACGGGCTGGTCGGCGAGCTGCCCGCGGGCCCGCGCGCCGCGGTACGCCTCGATGGAGTCGATCGCCGGCAGCCGTTCGAAGTCGTTCTCCCGGCGGGTGTTGAGCGCCACCGCCTGGGCGACCATCCGGTGCACCCCGTCCGGGTCCTGACGCTGGGCGAAGCCGCGGACGTGCGGGAGGTGCTTGAGCCGACGGAGCCCGCCACCGCCGAAGTCGATGCAGTGGAACTCGACCTCGTGCGGGGTGTGGGTCAGCGCGAGCGAGGTCACCAGCGTCTGCAGCAGCAGGGTCTTGCCGCTGCGCGGCCCACCGGCCACGGCCACGTGCCCGGCGCCCCCGGAGAGGTCCACGTAGTGGGTCTGGACCCGGCGGCCCTCGGCCCGGTGCGACCGGCCTATCGGCGTGACCAGCCGGCCGTTGTCCCGCCACGTCTCGGGCATGAGGCCGCGGTCGTGGGTCACCACCAGCGGTGGCAGCAGCTGGTCCATGGTGGCGAGCGGGGCTGGGCCGTCGGTCTCGGTCAGGCCCGGGAACGGCCGGTGCGCGTGCGGGGACGCCTTGGACAGCCGCAGTCGGCTGCCGCCCTGGATGTCGCTGCCGAAGAAGGTGGGCTTCTGCTCGTGCGTGCGGGCCACGGTGTCGGACACGTACTGGTACAGCTCCTGCGCCGTGACCCAGCCGTCCTCGTCGAGGTCGGCCCGGCCGGTGTGCAGGCCCTCGATCACGGCGCGGGTGAAGACCGAGCTCCATGCGGCGGGGCCGCCGCCCGGGGTCTCGTCCTCGACGGCCTCCTGGACGGAGTTGGCGGCGGTGATCACATAGCTGCCGCGATGGTCCACGAACTGCCGGGGGATGTCGTCGAGTTCCGCATCGCCCTTGGACATCCCGAACGCGCCGGAGAAGCAGCAGTCCAGCAGCGCGACCTTCTGCCGCGCCCGGCTGTACTCCATCGACTCCTTGATGAACTCCGCCGAGACCGAACTGGCCCGGATCATCTCGCGGTTGGTCCGCACGGTCGCGAAGTGCAGCCGCCCCCGGGTGTCCTTCAGCCCGTGGCAGGACAGGTAGACCAGGGCGAGGTCGACCTCGCGGTCCATGAAGAGCCGTTCCACGGCCTCCTCGATGACCGCCTTGGACTCGTCGACCAGAACCTGCACGGAGTCGAACTGGCCGATGTCGGGGTCTTCGAGGAGCGTCGCCAACTTGCGGGCGTCGTGGACCGGCGACCGCAGCTGGGGCAGCGAGTCGTCGAGATAGCGCTCGGTGGCGATCAGCAGGGCGCGGCGGTCACCCACGGGACGCTCCCGCGGACCGCCGCGCCAGGCCGGGCCCGGCGCGGTCCGGCCGGGCCATCAGGCGTCCCCTGAGGGGCCCTCCAGCGCCGCCGGCCCCACCGCTCCGCCCGGCGCGGCGGCGGACTCGTCGGCCACGGCCCGGATCCAGGCATCCACCGCCGCGTCCGTCGTCCTCTTCGACGCCCCCTGGATCTCCAGCCGGTTCTTCCCGCTGACCAGGACGGCCTTGCGGGCTCCGGTGCGCTGGATCACGTCCCGCACGACGCGGGTCACCGACCGCAGCACGGCGATCGAGAAGCCGCCGCTGAGCAGCAGCGTGCCGAGCGACGCCAGCAGTCCGCCCTTGCCGCCGGCCGTGCCGGGCGTCTGCTCCCGGACGACCTCCGGCAGGTCCAGCCGCAGCAGCTCCTCATGCAACTGCCGGGTCAGTGCGTCGAGTTCCTGGTCATCAGCGTCCTCGTCGTACACGACGACGGTGACGTCCCCCGAGATCGTCATGGGCCACCTTTCGCGTTACCGCAGGATTCTAGAGGCAGCCGCGCCTGGAGTGAGGCGTGGAATGTCTCAACGCTGCTGCAAATGCTGCCCTGTTGAGCACCTTGTCGCCGGTCACCGGCACCGGCCCGGGGCACCCGCCCTCGTAGACCTTCGGGGCGGCGCCCGGCCCGTCGGACGGCGACCCCGAGACCCGGTGGTGGGAGCCCGTACGGGTTGCCCCCCACCGCCCCCCGAGGCCGGGCGCCCGGCGCGTCGTCCGCGTGGGTGATGAACGACCGCCGGGGCGCCCGGATCCTGGAGGTGACCGTACGCAGGGGCGCGCCGCCGCTCCGGACGACAGAAGGGACCATCACCATGAACGCCCGGAGCCCGCGCCCCGCCACCGTTCCCCCCGAAGCGCTCCGACACCCCCGTGCCACCCGTGCCTTACGAGGCATAAAGCTGCTGGTCGCCGGCTACCTCGGGCTGAGCGCGCTCACCCTCGCGGCCGTCTACCTGCTCCGCGGCGATCCCGCCGTCGTCAACGACGCGGTCTGGGTGCGGGCGAGCATCGTCGTCGTCAGCGCCGTGCTGACCTACCTCTTCGCCGCCGGGACGGCCCGTGGGTCCCGCGGCGCCTACCGCAGGCTGCGGATCGTCTCCGCCGTCATGACGGCGGCGATCGCCGTGATCATCGCGGTCCCCGGCCCGTTCCCGACGTGGCTGAAGGTGGAGCAGGGCGTCTGCGGGCTCGCGCTGTCGGGCGTCGTCGTGCTCGCCAACGGCAGCCGGCTGCGCGGCCTGTTCGCCGGCGCTTAGGGCCTGACCCGTCGGACAGGCCCCAGGGCCCGGCCGGTCCCGGCACGGGGCCCGCGGCCCGCCGGGCCGTGGCGCCGCCGCCCGTCCGCTCAGGCCGACATCGTCCGCTGCACCTTTATCGACTGCAGCAGCCCGACGGCGACCCAGCCGGCGAACATCGACGACCCGCCGTAGCTGACGAACGGCAGTGGCAGCCCGGTGACCGGCATGATGCCGAGGTTCATCCCGATGTTCTCGAACGCCTGGAAGGACAGCCAGCCGACGATCCCGGCCGCGGTGACCGTGCCGTAGAGATCCGGGCAGTGCCGCGCGATCCGGCAGGCCCGCCACAGCACCACGCCGATCAGGACGATGATCAGGCCCGCCCCGAGGAAGCCCAGTTCCTCCCCGGCGACCGAGAAGACGAAGTCGGTCTGCTGCTCGGGCACGAACTGCCCGTTGGTCTGGGCCCCGTGGAAGAGCCCGGAGCCGGTCAGCCCGCCCGCGCCGATGGCGATCCTCGCCTGACTGGTGTTGTAGCCGACGCCCGACGGGTCGAGCGCGGGGTCGGCGAACGCCGCGAACCGGTTGATCTGGTACTGGTCCAGCAGGTGGAACTGCCAGACGGCCAGGCAGCCCGCCACGCCGGTCGCCAGCAGCCCCAGGACCCAGCGCTTCGGCGCCCCCGCCGCGACGAGCATGCACAGCACGATCGCCGCGATGCCGAGCGCCTGCCCGAGATCGGGGGTGAGCAGGACGAGCAGCGCCGGGACCCCGCCCAGGGCGAGGGCCCGGATGATGCCCCGCCGGTCCGGCTCGATCAGGTCACCGGCGTCCACCCGTGCGGTGAGCGCCACCGCCATGGCGATGATGATCGCGACCTTGACGAACTCGGCGGGCTGGATCGACATGCCGCCGCCGATCACGATCCACCGCCGGGAGCCGTTGATGGTCGCGCCGACCGGCGTCAGCACGAGCGCCACCAGCAGCACCGTCACGGCGTAGAGGACGGCCGCGGTGTCGCGCAGGCGCCGGTGGCCGTACCACAGGGTGAGCGCGCCGAGGGCGAGGCCGATCCCGGTGTTGATGAGGTGCCGCACCACGAAGAAGTACGGGTCGCCCTGGTTGAGTTGCATCCGCCCGCGGGTCGCGGAGAAGACCAGCAGCGCGCCGATCACGGAGAGCGCGAAGGCCGCGCCGAACAACATCCAGTCGAGCCGGCGGACCAGGGACCCCCGGCCGAGGATCCGACCCCACACCGTTGCGGCGCGGGTCGTCCCGCGCACGGGAAAGCTGACGGCACCCAACCTCGGCCTCCTGCCCGGACGGAGCCACGACAGGCCGACAGTACTCCTGAAACTTGCGCAAGTGAGAAAACATGTGGTGTGTCGGTGCATGCGACCGGCGCACGCCGCGCGACTACCTCCGGGGCGGGCGCCGGAACAACGCCGTCCACAGGAACGCCTCCCCGAACGCGGGGGACTGCGGCGGCTCGTCCCGCATCCGGCGCAACTCGACCTCCGTCAGCTCGGCGAACAGCGCGCGCAACGACTCCGGGGTGTACGCGAGGCCGCCGTGCAGCCCCGCCCCGCGGTAGAAGTCGGCGTCCGGGAGTTCGGACCCCATCCCCCCGGCCGCGAAACAGGCGAGGCCGAAGTGGCCGCCGGGGGCCAGGGCCCGGTCGAGGAGGGCGAGATAGCTGATCCGGCGGTGCGGCGGCAGATGGTGGAAGCAGCCGGAGTCGTAGACCAGGTCGTACGGGCCGCCGAGCCCGGCGTCCGGGTCCGCGAGGGCGGCGAAGGCGTCGCCGCAATGGAAGCGGACGGCGGCCCCCGCCTCGCGGGCCCGCTCCCGGGCCCAGGAGACGGCGGCCGGGGAGAGGTCCACGGCGTCCACCTCGAAGCCCAGCGAGGCCAGGTGCAGCGCGTTGCGGCCCGGACCGCAGCCCAGGTCCAGCGCCCGGCCGACGGTGATCAGCCCGCGGTCGAGGTACGACACGAGGTTCTCGTCGGGCTTCGCCACGAAGAACGGCACCGGCCGGTCGCGGTCCGCGTAGAACCCGTCCCACCAGGCGGCGCCGTCCGCGGTCCAGCGGTCGGCCGCCGGCGCGAACAGGCCGTCCAGCAGCCGGAGTACGTCCTCCACCGTCCGGATGTTCCGCGCGTCCGGCTCCCCCCGCCCGCCATCGCCGGACCCCTCCGGCCGCCCGCATCCGTCCACCGTGCCCATCGGCCCTCCCCGTCCCGCTGCCAGGCTCCGCAGTCCCTGGCGAGGCTACGGCGCCATGCGACGTACGGCGACATACGCCCAGGTCAGGCCCATCGGTCGGAGCGCCCCCGCGCCCGCCTGGTGCGCCGCGCCGAGGCACGCCGACCGACGGCCCCACGTGCCGCGGGAAACCCCGTCCGCCGCCCCGTCGAACCCCGCCACGGGCCCCGTGACGGCCGCGCCACGGCCGGTTTTTCCCGCGATCCCCCGCACCGCGGCTCCGTTCACGCCCCCGGCACGACCTCCACCGATCCGATGTACTCCCGCGTCTCCTCGTCCGGCAGCCGCACCGCCTGCGCCCAGAAGTAGATGACGAGGCTGAAGGCGGCGATGAGCGCGATGTCCCACCACAGCGGAAGGGCGTCGGTCGCGCCGCAGGACACCTTGGCCGCCGGTCCGGTACTGCAGAAACCGCCCTGCCACGAGATCACCCCCATGCCCAGCAGATACACCGGCAGCCACTGCGCGTTCTTCCAGTTCGGGCGCGGGGCCTTGGGGTTGAGTTTCAGCAGCGCGGAGCCCCCCAGGACGACATAGCCGAGGACGATCGCCACCCCGAGGCGCCACAGCGTGTCCCAACCGGCCCAGTAAATGATCAGGTTGGCGACGATGAAGGCCACCGGGGCCCAGAGCAGCCCACCGGGCAAGCGGTACGGACGCGGCCGGTGGGGATCCTGCTTCCGCAGGCAGCCGAAGGCGAGCGGGGCACCGGCGTACATCAGCACGCTCGCCGAGGTCACGAAGCCGACCAGCTTCTGCCAGGTGGGGAACGGCAGGAAGACGATCAGCCCGACGACGAACGCCATCAGCAGCCCGAACCACGGCACGCCGCGCCGGGTGGTCCGCTCGAAGACCGCCGGCACATAGCCGTTGCGGGACAGCCCGTACGAGACCCGGGAGGTGGCCGTCACATAGACCAGGCCGGTACCGGACGGCGAGACGACCGCGTCGATGTAGATCAGCGTCGCCAACCAGCCGAGGCCGATGGAGGTGGCGAGCCCCGCGAACGGCCCCGCCTTGCCGCTGAACGTCAGATCGGCCCAGCCGCCGTGCGCGAAGGCGGTGCGCGGGAGCGCCCCGATGAACACCGTCTGCAGTGCGACGTAGACCAACACGCCGATGAAGATCGAGCCGATCACCGCCCGCGGGATGTCGTGCGCCGGATTGCGGCTCTCGCCCGCCAACTGGTCGGCCTGCTCGAAGCCGAGGAGGGCGAAGATGATGCCGCTGGTGCTGATCGCCGAGAGCATGCCCTTGGCGCCGAAGGGTGCGAAGCCCTGGTATCCGAAGTTCCCCGGGTGGAAGGCCGCGGCCCCCATCACGATGATGGTGACGACGGGGACGGCCAGCTTCCACCAGGTCGCCACGCTGTTGGTGTGGGCCAGCCACCTGATGCCGAAGAAGTTGACGACGACGAAGAACGCCATGAAGGCGACCGCGAGTCCGTAGCCGGCCGGGGTGAGGTGGTTCTTGCCGGTCTGCACCCAGGGTGCGTGCACACTGAGGTAGTTCAGCGACGCCATCACCTCGATCGGTGCCACGGTGACCGCCTGCAGCCAGGAGAACCAGCCGAAGGACGCGCCCGCCGCGCTGCCGAACGCGTAGTGCGGGAAGCGCGCGGTGCCGCCCGCGACCGGGTACATCGCCCCGAGCTCGGCATGGACGAACGCCAGGATGACGATGGCCACCGCCCCGATGCCCCAGGAGACCAGCGCCGCGGTGCCGGCCGCCTGTGCCGCGAACAGCGCCCCGAACAGCCATCCGGATCCGATGATGGACCCCTCCGAGGTCCAGATCAGCCCGATCAGCCCGATGTCGCGTTTCAGGCCGGGATTCCGGGGCGCGGCAGGTGCGGTCGGTTGGTGCATCTCCATGGGACGTGCCCTCGTTCTGCTGCGATGGGTGCGGCGGGTTCGGCCGGTGACGCGGCACCCACGGAGTTCTGTGGGTGTACGCACCTTTTGTCCCATACTTCAGGACGGGCGCGAGGGGACGGGGCACGCCGCGCCGGGCACGCCGCGGCCGAGTGGCACCGCGGGCGCGCCAACTGCCGCGGCGCTACGGGCGGGAGGGCGCGGCGCGGTGCGGGGACGGCGGCGGGGCGGGAGTGGCGGCGGGGCGGAGCGTGTCGCCGCTCGACGGGGCGACCTCCACGCCGGTCTCGTCGAGGCCGGCGGTCCAGACGATGCCGGCGATGCTGCACGCCAGCGCGAGGGTGAGGCCGATGGCCCCGAACGGGATGCGTCGACGCCCCTCCCGCTCGCTTCCGTCGCGCTGCAAGCCCGTCACCGGTCCCCTCCCCGCGGCCGCGCCGGCTTCATGGAGTGCGTTCCGGCCGCACGCTCCCTTTCATGTTCCTTCTCATGTTCCTTGGAAACGAGCTGAGTTGGCCATCACCCATAAGGGGGGAGGGTGTCGTGGCGACCGGATCAGGTCACGGTTTGACGGCGTGCAGGACCCGCATCCCCCGCGGCCCGGTCTCGTCGTGCCGCACTTCCAGGCCGGCGGCGCGGCACTGCTCCACCAGCCACCGCGCCGGGATCCGCAGCTTCGGATAGCTGCTGGTCCGCTGTTCCCAACCCGTCGCCGAGCGGGTGTGCAACAGATCGTGGACCAGCACCGTGTCGTCGTCGACGTATTCGAGGAAGCAGGTCAGCAGCCGGTCGTCCGAGCTGCGGACCGGCAGGAAGCGGTCCGTGCCGTGCAGCGCCACCGTCAGATCGCGGTAGGTGGCGACGAAATGGCCGCCGGGGCGGAGCGCGCGTGCCACGTCGCCGAGCAGCTCGGTGACGTCGGTCTTGGCGGGCAGGTGCGGCAGGGTGTCGCCCATGCACACCACCGCGGCCACCGAGCCCGCGGGCGCCGCCTCGGCGAGAGCGCCGCGGATGTCCCGCCGGAGGGGCCGGAGCGCCTCCGCGGCGCCGCCGGTCCCCGCGTGGGTCGCGGCCAGCTCGGCCAGCAGGTGCGCGCTGGTGTCCACGGCGACGACGGGCGCGAACCCGAGGCGGACCAGGGCCAGCGTCTGGGTACCGGGCCCGCAGCCCAGATCGACGGCGACGGCCTCCCCGCGCGCGTCGTCCGACGCGTCGGACGTGCCCCATTCCGCGTGCACGCCCAGCTTCCGCAGGAGTTCGAGCTGGCCCGACGCGGCGGCGGGTATGTCGCCGCCCAGCATCCAGGTGTAGTGCTCGGCGAGCAGTCGCGCGTAGTGGTCGACGGCATCGGTCATCAGGAGGTCCCTTCGGGTGTGTGGGGCGTGCCCTCGACGGCCGACTCGCCGGTGCGCACCCACGCCGCGAGGTCGGCGAGGTAGATATTGGCCATGGAGGCTTCCAGGGCGGCACCGAGCGCCGCCCGGTAGGTGGGGGTCGCCTCCGCGTACCGCTGTCGGCCGGCCTCGGTGATGCGGGCCGCGACCGCCCGCCCGTCACCGGGGGCGGCGGCGCGCTCGGCCAGGTCCTGCGCCTCCAGCCGGCCGATCAGGCGGGTGACCGTGCTGTCCTGCAGGCCGATCCGGTCGGCGAGTTCGCCCATCCGGAGCGCCGGCCCGCTGTCCGGACGGCTGAGCGCGCAGAGTGCCCGGTACTCCGAGAGCGGCAGGCCGTGGCGGCGCTGGAGGGTCGCGTCCAGCTGTTTCTCCACCCGGCCCAACAGCCGCACCGCCATGCACCAGCGCTCGTCCTCCGCGTCGCCGGCGGGTGCCGCGGAGCT is a genomic window containing:
- a CDS encoding class I SAM-dependent methyltransferase; the protein is MGTVDGCGRPEGSGDGGRGEPDARNIRTVEDVLRLLDGLFAPAADRWTADGAAWWDGFYADRDRPVPFFVAKPDENLVSYLDRGLITVGRALDLGCGPGRNALHLASLGFEVDAVDLSPAAVSWARERAREAGAAVRFHCGDAFAALADPDAGLGGPYDLVYDSGCFHHLPPHRRISYLALLDRALAPGGHFGLACFAAGGMGSELPDADFYRGAGLHGGLAYTPESLRALFAELTEVELRRMRDEPPQSPAFGEAFLWTALFRRPPRR
- a CDS encoding APC family permease, which translates into the protein MEMHQPTAPAAPRNPGLKRDIGLIGLIWTSEGSIIGSGWLFGALFAAQAAGTAALVSWGIGAVAIVILAFVHAELGAMYPVAGGTARFPHYAFGSAAGASFGWFSWLQAVTVAPIEVMASLNYLSVHAPWVQTGKNHLTPAGYGLAVAFMAFFVVVNFFGIRWLAHTNSVATWWKLAVPVVTIIVMGAAAFHPGNFGYQGFAPFGAKGMLSAISTSGIIFALLGFEQADQLAGESRNPAHDIPRAVIGSIFIGVLVYVALQTVFIGALPRTAFAHGGWADLTFSGKAGPFAGLATSIGLGWLATLIYIDAVVSPSGTGLVYVTATSRVSYGLSRNGYVPAVFERTTRRGVPWFGLLMAFVVGLIVFLPFPTWQKLVGFVTSASVLMYAGAPLAFGCLRKQDPHRPRPYRLPGGLLWAPVAFIVANLIIYWAGWDTLWRLGVAIVLGYVVLGGSALLKLNPKAPRPNWKNAQWLPVYLLGMGVISWQGGFCSTGPAAKVSCGATDALPLWWDIALIAAFSLVIYFWAQAVRLPDEETREYIGSVEVVPGA
- a CDS encoding class I SAM-dependent methyltransferase, which encodes MTDAVDHYARLLAEHYTWMLGGDIPAAASGQLELLRKLGVHAEWGTSDASDDARGEAVAVDLGCGPGTQTLALVRLGFAPVVAVDTSAHLLAELAATHAGTGGAAEALRPLRRDIRGALAEAAPAGSVAAVVCMGDTLPHLPAKTDVTELLGDVARALRPGGHFVATYRDLTVALHGTDRFLPVRSSDDRLLTCFLEYVDDDTVLVHDLLHTRSATGWEQRTSSYPKLRIPARWLVEQCRAAGLEVRHDETGPRGMRVLHAVKP
- a CDS encoding MarR family winged helix-turn-helix transcriptional regulator: MIGFESMPQDSSAAPAGDAEDERWCMAVRLLGRVEKQLDATLQRRHGLPLSEYRALCALSRPDSGPALRMGELADRIGLQDSTVTRLIGRLEAQDLAERAAAPGDGRAVAARITEAGRQRYAEATPTYRAALGAALEASMANIYLADLAAWVRTGESAVEGTPHTPEGTS